One uncultured Umboniibacter sp. genomic window carries:
- a CDS encoding GspH/FimT family pseudopilin, with the protein MSWLDYLQRQRLASELNQLQQAFRGAQQFAIASGRTVFVCLATTNNQCISDPSAGSKWLVHQDIANPSSPSEANILQSLPRNPQVRASGRWLVWGVGRDGLMRSWGSWLVCSGEQGAKVTINRGLRFSTSQTVCDE; encoded by the coding sequence ATGAGCTGGTTAGATTACTTACAACGGCAACGACTAGCGAGCGAACTTAATCAACTTCAGCAAGCCTTCCGAGGTGCACAACAGTTTGCTATTGCCTCGGGTAGAACCGTATTTGTATGCTTGGCGACTACCAATAATCAATGTATTTCTGATCCCTCTGCAGGATCGAAGTGGCTCGTTCATCAGGATATTGCGAATCCCTCATCGCCGTCTGAAGCCAATATTTTACAGAGCCTGCCGCGTAATCCTCAGGTAAGGGCAAGCGGACGATGGCTGGTATGGGGAGTGGGCCGCGATGGGCTCATGCGTTCCTGGGGAAGTTGGTTGGTTTGCAGTGGCGAGCAGGGTGCCAAAGTCACCATCAATAGGGGCTTAAGGTTCAGCACCAGTCAAACGGTATGTGATGAGTAG
- a CDS encoding sigma-54 dependent transcriptional regulator — MKDARILIVDDEADIRELLEIALLRMGANTSTARSVNDAYAKLDENEFDLILTDMKMPGGDGLDIIRHVQTLKNQPPVAMLTAYGNTELAVEALKAGAFDFVSKPIALDKLKSLVEGAVNIPKTSIAAKASLIIGESIPIQKLRKQITKLSNSMAPVYISGESGSGKELVARALHNEGSRAAQPFVPVNCGAIPAELMESEFFGHKKGSFTGANSDKAGLFISANGGTLFLDEVADLPLEMQVKLLRAIQERGVRAVGGETEQSVDARILCATHKDLSVEVEAGRFRQDLYYRLNVIELPVPPLRERTSDLPMLIDHFLTRFAAQSDCTRPELSESAKQTLAHYAFPGNVRELENILERAFTLCEDDKIETADLGLSANRSDMIESIDDVENIDEFLAVLERQVLIRALEKTKGNRTEAAKNLGISFRSIRYRLERLNINVDEIDTP, encoded by the coding sequence ATGAAAGACGCCAGAATTTTAATTGTCGACGACGAAGCTGATATCCGTGAATTACTGGAGATTGCCTTGCTTCGCATGGGGGCGAATACCTCTACGGCACGCTCGGTGAATGATGCCTACGCCAAGCTCGACGAAAACGAATTCGATCTTATACTGACCGACATGAAGATGCCGGGCGGAGATGGCTTAGATATTATTCGACACGTACAAACACTCAAAAATCAGCCTCCCGTTGCCATGCTCACTGCATACGGGAATACGGAACTCGCTGTCGAGGCACTGAAGGCAGGCGCCTTTGACTTTGTCTCCAAGCCCATTGCTCTAGACAAGCTGAAGTCGCTCGTTGAGGGCGCAGTGAATATACCAAAGACCAGTATCGCAGCGAAGGCGAGCCTCATTATCGGCGAGTCGATTCCCATTCAAAAGCTTCGCAAACAAATCACTAAGCTCAGCAACAGCATGGCGCCCGTTTATATTTCGGGTGAATCCGGGAGCGGCAAGGAGTTAGTCGCTAGGGCACTTCATAATGAAGGGAGCCGAGCGGCACAGCCCTTCGTGCCGGTTAACTGTGGCGCCATTCCAGCTGAACTTATGGAAAGTGAATTCTTCGGGCATAAAAAGGGCAGTTTCACTGGGGCTAATTCCGACAAAGCGGGCTTATTCATTTCGGCCAACGGCGGTACACTATTCCTGGACGAAGTAGCCGACTTGCCATTAGAGATGCAAGTGAAGCTTCTACGCGCAATCCAAGAACGTGGCGTCCGAGCGGTTGGTGGCGAAACTGAGCAATCTGTCGACGCCCGGATTCTCTGCGCAACCCATAAAGATCTGTCGGTGGAAGTAGAAGCCGGACGTTTTCGTCAAGACCTATACTATCGCCTCAACGTTATCGAACTACCCGTTCCGCCATTACGTGAACGAACCAGTGATTTACCGATGTTAATCGATCACTTCCTCACCCGCTTCGCGGCGCAGTCTGATTGTACTCGCCCAGAATTAAGTGAGAGCGCGAAACAGACATTAGCCCACTATGCCTTTCCTGGAAATGTTCGCGAACTTGAAAACATTCTCGAACGTGCTTTCACGCTCTGCGAGGATGACAAAATCGAAACCGCTGACTTAGGGTTGAGCGCCAACCGAAGCGATATGATTGAGAGTATTGATGACGTTGAAAATATTGACGAATTCTTGGCAGTCTTGGAGCGTCAGGTGCTCATTCGTGCGTTAGAAAAAACCAAAGGAAATCGCACCGAAGCGGCGAAAAATCTAGGCATCAGCTTTCGGAGTATTCGCTACCGATTGGAGCGCCTAAACATTAATGTCGATGAGATTGATACGCCCTAA
- a CDS encoding histidine kinase dimerization/phospho-acceptor domain-containing protein yields the protein MVATKFALSQQRYLTLRSYSIYRLLLAIALITLLWGDLTQQLVGNFHSEVFKYSVYALGLVGLIGLSVIFRPPFNPNNQEVVGWLLTDTCLTFAIIYASGGIGSSLLPLYLVIVVVGAVLLRGQLVFLIASVATISLLVAAASLANNSSESQSLFTAAAWGFGLFLMAGSVSLLAKRLYATMESEEAQSSLIAELQAVNNRIIGRMNTGVIVVDHQLNVKQINPAAKRLLGCESEDILNLSALSDAADCFQQWQDNPHHYSQEISVDDTHVIKLSFVELVEQQESLIFIEDQARLRYRVEQMKLASLGHLTASIAHEIRNPLSAISYARELLAQAPELSDESRHFLDIIKRQENRVNRIISNTFELSKNDSVNSERIEFSSFISAVLQEMQELHDFQSGDIKIAAEQSNFIIEFDRDHLRQITMNLLENAKRYGKLPITLEYRILAGALSIDVCDQGETLDDATQKQIFEPFFTQSDSGTGLGLYISRQLCQANRANLMYSNHRGHSRFSIVISSWSKTTDDSK from the coding sequence ATGGTTGCTACAAAATTCGCGCTATCGCAACAGCGATATCTCACACTAAGAAGCTACAGTATATACCGTCTGCTGCTCGCTATTGCACTAATCACTTTGCTATGGGGGGACTTAACTCAGCAACTGGTTGGTAACTTTCATAGCGAAGTTTTTAAGTATAGTGTTTACGCGCTAGGCCTCGTTGGGCTAATTGGGCTGAGCGTAATCTTCCGTCCTCCGTTCAATCCTAATAACCAAGAGGTTGTGGGTTGGTTACTTACAGACACCTGCCTAACCTTCGCGATTATCTATGCTTCCGGAGGCATTGGCAGCAGTTTACTCCCGCTCTACCTAGTGATCGTAGTGGTTGGTGCGGTTTTACTTCGAGGACAGCTCGTTTTTCTTATCGCCTCAGTAGCAACCATCAGCCTACTTGTTGCAGCCGCGTCTCTGGCGAATAACTCATCTGAATCGCAATCACTGTTTACCGCGGCCGCTTGGGGCTTTGGCCTATTTTTGATGGCTGGGAGTGTTTCGCTGTTGGCTAAACGACTCTACGCCACCATGGAATCCGAGGAAGCGCAATCATCGCTTATTGCTGAGCTACAAGCGGTGAACAATCGTATTATTGGCCGGATGAATACGGGGGTTATTGTGGTGGATCATCAGCTTAACGTGAAGCAGATCAATCCTGCTGCAAAGCGACTATTAGGCTGTGAAAGTGAAGATATCCTTAACCTTAGCGCGTTAAGCGATGCCGCCGACTGTTTTCAGCAATGGCAAGATAACCCTCACCACTATTCTCAAGAAATTTCCGTTGACGACACGCATGTCATTAAACTCAGTTTTGTTGAACTGGTTGAACAGCAGGAGAGTTTAATTTTCATCGAAGATCAGGCCCGCCTTCGCTATCGAGTTGAACAGATGAAGCTCGCTTCGCTTGGCCATTTAACCGCCAGTATCGCCCACGAAATTCGCAATCCTCTCAGTGCGATTAGTTATGCGCGTGAACTTCTCGCGCAGGCGCCCGAACTCTCAGACGAATCACGGCATTTTTTAGATATTATTAAACGCCAAGAAAATCGTGTGAATCGAATCATTAGCAACACCTTTGAACTGTCCAAGAATGATAGTGTTAACAGTGAACGTATCGAATTCTCGAGCTTTATCTCCGCTGTCTTACAGGAAATGCAGGAACTGCACGATTTCCAAAGCGGCGACATAAAGATTGCTGCTGAGCAATCAAATTTTATTATTGAATTTGATCGAGATCACTTGCGCCAAATCACCATGAATCTACTTGAGAATGCCAAACGCTATGGCAAACTGCCCATTACGCTGGAATACCGAATCCTAGCGGGGGCGCTTTCGATTGACGTGTGTGATCAGGGCGAAACCTTAGATGACGCAACACAAAAGCAGATTTTTGAGCCATTCTTCACACAGTCGGATAGTGGCACCGGTCTAGGTTTGTATATTAGCCGCCAGCTGTGCCAAGCTAATCGCGCTAACCTTATGTATAGCAATCACCGAGGACATTCTCGGTTCAGCATTGTAATCTCAAGCTGGTCGAAGACCACCGATGACTCTAAATAG
- a CDS encoding prepilin-type N-terminal cleavage/methylation domain-containing protein, translating into MRARGFSLIEIMVVMAIVGVLSAIALPQYHQYVLRAEDEHRRQQWQIVQQQLNRHALANGSYEWVESVTALQLETEFSVDFEVLEAGGFHLVAQARTGVETACPSIRVSHLAGVECMG; encoded by the coding sequence ATGAGAGCGAGGGGATTTTCGCTGATTGAAATTATGGTGGTGATGGCGATTGTGGGCGTACTGAGTGCTATCGCGCTGCCACAATACCATCAATATGTGCTTCGAGCCGAAGACGAGCATCGGCGCCAGCAGTGGCAGATTGTGCAGCAGCAACTTAACCGTCACGCGCTGGCGAATGGAAGCTATGAGTGGGTGGAAAGTGTCACAGCGCTTCAACTAGAGACGGAGTTTAGTGTTGATTTTGAAGTGCTTGAAGCCGGCGGCTTTCATCTTGTTGCACAGGCTCGGACGGGGGTGGAAACTGCTTGCCCCAGTATTCGAGTGAGTCATTTGGCTGGCGTTGAATGTATGGGCTAA
- a CDS encoding NAD+ synthase — protein sequence MKLAMAQINPHVGAIEGNTLVILKTIAEAKSQGADLVIFPELTLTGYPPEDLLLRPSLKARVERALKEIAMATDGIAVVVGYPRHEGGKLYNAAGFFDGGELVGEYFKQKLPNYQVFDEHRYFTAGSELMLVDFLGVNFGVSICEDIWHRGICEDYSEGEIDVLINLSASPFHQNKQSERIELLQTRANEANSAIVYVNQVGGQDELVFDGGSLLVAKDGEVLSELTRYEEQLAYVDIDTDDGVKIQTAERAVELSYLDSAYQALVVGVRDYVNKNGFPSVVLGLSGGIDSALTLAIAVDALGAERVSAVMMPFRYTSEMSIQDAAEEANTLGVDYQVISIEGIYDSFMKELAPHFAGREADTTEQNLQARARGVLLMALSNKNGSLVLTTGNKSEVAVGYSTLYGDMAGGFDVLKDVPKTLVFELSAYRNTVSPVIPQRVIDRPPSAELAPDQKDEDNLPSYDILDQILYRYIDCDESRDRIIAAGFDADDVHRVIRLVDVNEYKRRQAPIGVRISQRGFGRDRRYPITNGWKPGI from the coding sequence ATGAAATTAGCGATGGCACAAATTAATCCTCACGTAGGGGCTATCGAGGGCAACACCTTAGTGATTCTAAAGACCATTGCTGAGGCGAAATCTCAGGGTGCAGATTTAGTGATCTTCCCCGAACTGACTCTAACGGGTTATCCGCCTGAGGATTTATTGCTACGTCCAAGCTTGAAGGCACGTGTGGAGCGCGCGCTGAAAGAAATCGCGATGGCCACAGACGGGATTGCCGTGGTGGTAGGTTACCCTCGCCATGAGGGCGGCAAACTCTATAACGCAGCCGGCTTTTTCGATGGCGGTGAGCTGGTGGGCGAATATTTCAAGCAGAAGTTGCCTAACTATCAAGTTTTTGATGAGCATCGATACTTCACCGCCGGCAGTGAGCTGATGTTGGTGGACTTCCTGGGTGTTAATTTCGGGGTGTCGATTTGTGAAGACATCTGGCATCGCGGCATCTGCGAAGATTACTCAGAGGGTGAAATTGATGTGCTAATTAATCTTAGCGCCTCACCCTTCCACCAGAACAAACAGTCCGAGCGTATTGAGTTACTGCAAACCCGAGCTAACGAGGCCAATTCGGCCATCGTATATGTGAACCAAGTGGGTGGCCAGGACGAGTTGGTATTCGATGGGGGCTCGCTATTGGTTGCTAAGGATGGCGAGGTACTGTCCGAATTAACGCGCTATGAAGAACAGCTGGCCTATGTAGATATCGATACCGATGACGGTGTGAAGATTCAAACTGCTGAACGCGCGGTGGAGTTATCCTACTTAGATTCAGCCTATCAAGCGTTAGTGGTTGGCGTGCGCGATTATGTGAATAAGAATGGTTTCCCAAGTGTTGTGCTGGGGTTGTCTGGCGGTATTGATTCGGCACTAACGCTGGCGATTGCGGTGGATGCCTTAGGTGCCGAGCGTGTTTCGGCGGTTATGATGCCGTTCCGCTATACCTCAGAGATGAGTATTCAAGATGCGGCCGAAGAGGCCAATACGCTAGGGGTCGACTACCAAGTTATTTCCATTGAGGGGATCTATGATTCCTTTATGAAGGAATTAGCGCCGCATTTTGCTGGGCGTGAAGCGGATACCACCGAACAAAACCTTCAGGCGCGTGCGCGCGGCGTGCTGCTCATGGCGCTATCTAATAAGAATGGTTCGCTAGTACTCACTACCGGTAATAAGAGTGAAGTCGCAGTAGGCTATTCAACCCTTTATGGTGACATGGCGGGTGGCTTCGATGTCCTTAAGGATGTCCCCAAAACGCTCGTGTTCGAGTTATCAGCCTATCGCAATACCGTCTCCCCAGTGATTCCGCAACGCGTTATCGATCGTCCACCCTCAGCGGAACTTGCTCCAGATCAAAAGGACGAGGACAACCTCCCGTCCTACGACATTTTGGACCAAATCCTTTATCGCTACATCGATTGCGACGAGTCTCGAGACAGGATTATCGCCGCGGGGTTTGATGCAGATGATGTTCACCGCGTCATTCGCCTCGTCGACGTCAACGAATACAAACGCCGCCAAGCACCCATCGGCGTCCGCATTTCTCAGCGAGGCTTTGGCCGAGACCGTCGCTATCCGATCACCAATGGCTGGAAACCCGGCATCTAA